Proteins co-encoded in one Salvia splendens isolate huo1 chromosome 4, SspV2, whole genome shotgun sequence genomic window:
- the LOC121801023 gene encoding uncharacterized protein LOC121801023 — protein MRHPADSPAWSTFDSLHPDFAEESRNVRLGLASDGINPFKNMSVSHSTWPVILFPYNLPPWMCMKESSFMLSLLIPGPSAPGKNIDIYLQPLIADLKDLWEVGVETYDTSKMQNFQLRASLLWTISDFPGYAYLSGWSTQGEYACPVCNKETHSSRLKHGGKYCYMGHRRFLHKEHEFRKNRRLFDGTVEFGEAPQQLSGDMVMDDLRDFTMKYGKLVKDNPKLFSWKKKSIFFELPYWKDNMVRHNLDVMHTEKNACESICATLLDLDGKSKDNYKSRQDLEQMGIRPELHPITNEWGKVYLPAAAYTMSKKERTIFCQVLKNLKVPDGYASNISRCVQLKPPKLLGLKSHDYHIMMQQLLPIALRKTLSRTVRSPLIQLSKYFRELCCKVICPADIIRLEKDIVVVLCQLEKIFPPSFFDVMVHLSVHLATEVKLCGPVHYRWMYPIERYLGTLKSYVRNRSKPEGSIAEGYLVEECLRFCSLYLADYVESKFNRASRNETVTDNTKIGLDVFTINGRSLGKGTAMRLDDVTLKKAHQYVLFNCEAVRPYIEQYWEVVEQSHPHVARHQLERIHSERFAGWFAQYVEGLTVYEENPTLRALKLLARGPNIIGVKYKKYIVNGFRFHTKDLECTKKTQNSGVRVKATTSSFSSTRDQNPILSELDYYGILTDVVELDYNCGHRVVLFDCEWVSKGKRLKTDADGFTLANFSNVIRHYEPFILASQAEQVFYVEDPTESQWSVVVSAAARAHYGMEPIIDVETYLQSNICVPADSIELDDFGWVREDIDGIEVDLNE, from the exons ATGAGGCATCCCGCCGATTCCCCAGCATGGAGCACATTTGATAGTTTGCATCCTGATTTTGCTGAGGAATCTCGCAATGTTCGATTGGGATTAGCGTCAGATGGAATTAATCCCTTCAAAAATATGAGTGTATCACACAGCACGTGGCCTGTCATATTATTTCCATATAACCTTCCTCCATGGATGTGCATGAAAGAGTCTTCTTTTATGTTATCTCTATTGATACCCGGTCCATCAGCTCCTggaaaaaatattgatatttattTGCAACCACTTATTGCTGATCTAAAGGATTTGTGGGAAGTAGGAGTTGAAACGTATGACACATCTAAAATGCAAAATTTTCAGCTACGTGCTTCATTGTTATGGACAATTAGTGATTTTCCTGGATATGCTTATTTATCCGGGTGGAGTACCCAAGGTGAATATGCATGTCCGGTATGTAACAAAGAAACACATTCTAGTAGACTGAAACATGGTGGAAAGTATTGTTACATGGGTCATCGAAGATTCCTACATAAAGAACACGAGTTTCGGAAGAATAGACGACTCTTCGATGGCACAGTTGAGTTTGGAGAAGCACCGCAACAACTATCTGGCGATATGGTGATGGATGACTTGAGAGACTTTACTATGAAATATGGTAAGCTAGTTAAAGATAATCCAAAGCTTTTTAGTTGGAAAAAAAAGAGTATATTTTTTGAGTTGCCATACTGGAAAGATAATATGGTTCGTCATAATCTCGATGTCATGCATACTGAAAAAAATGCCTGCGAGAGCATCTGTGCCACATTGTTGGATTTGGATGGTAAATCAAAAGATAATTATAAATCACGCCAAGACTTGGAACAGATGGGAATAAGACCTGAACTTCATCCAATTACTAATGAATGGGGAAAAGTTTATTTACCGGCAGCAGCTTATACAATGAGCAAGAAGGAGAGAACAATATTTTGTCAGGTCTTGAAAAATCTCAAAGTTCCTGATGGTTATGCCTCAAACATCTCAAGGTGTGTTCAGTTAAAACCACCAAAATTGCTAGGCTTGAAAAGTCATGACTATCATATTATGATGCAACAATTATTACCTATAGCATTGCGAAAAACACTCTCTAGGACAGTACGTTCACCTTTGATACAGCTTAGTAAGTACTTTCGAGAACTATGTTGTAAAGTAATTTGTCCTGCTGATATCATTCGTTTAGAGAAAGATATTGTTGTGGTACTTTGCCAATTGGAGAAGATATTTCCACCATCATTCTTCGATGTAATGGTGCATTTGAGTGTACATTTGGCTACAGAAGTGAAGCTATGTGGGCCGGTTCACTACCGTTGGATGTATCCAATAGAGAG ATATTTGGGCACATTGAAATCATATGTTCGTAATCGAAGTAAACCTGAAGGTTCGATTGCTGAAGGATATCTAGTAGAAGAATGTTTGAGATTTTGCTCTTTGTATTTAGCTGACTATGTGGAGTCAAAGTTTAATCGAGCATCTAGGAATGAAACTGTTACAGATAATACAAAAATAGGATTAGATGTATTTACGATTAACGGTCGTTCTCTTGGAAAAGGAACTGCAATGAGATTAGATGACGTAACATTGAAGAAAGCTCATCAATATGTATTGTTCAACTGTGAGGCTGTCAGACCATACATCGA GCAATATTGGGAAGTAGTTGAACAATCTCATCCTCACGTTGCACGTCATCAGTTGGAACGTATCCACAGTGAAAGGTTTGCTGGTTGGTTTGCTCAATAT GTTGAAGGGTTAACTGTCTATGAGGAAAATCCAACATTAAGAGCTCTGAAGTTACTTGCTCGCGGGCCTAATATAATTGGAGTGAAATATAAAAAGTATATTGTAAATGGTTTTCGGTTCCACACGAAAGATTTGGAGTgtacaaagaaaacacaaaatagTGGGGTGCGTGTTAAAGCTACAACGTCAAGTTTTTCAAGTACTAGGGATCAAAATCCAATCTTAAGCGAGTTGGACTATTATGGAATTCTAACCGATGTCGTTGAGCTGGATTACAATTGTGGACATAGAgttgtgttatttgattgtgaATGGGTGTCAAAAGGAAAACGATTGAAGACAGATGCTGATGGATTTACATTAGCTAATTTTTCAAATGTGATACGCCATTATGAACCATTTATTCTTGCATCTCAAGCTGAGCAAGTCTTCTATGTAGAGGATCCAACTGAATCACAATGGAGCGTAGTTGTCTCTGCTGCAGCACGAGCTCATTATGGCATGGAACCTATTATCGATGTGGAGACTTACTTACAAAGTAATATTTGTGTTCCTGCTGATAGTATAGAGTTGGATGACTTTGGTTGGGTTCGTGAAGACATCGATGGAATAGAGGTTGACTTAAATGAATGA